caacggtgccacgcccactgcctccgcacacatacatactcacacagatacgcacACTGAAAAATGGCTCAAATATGAAGAGATAATGCAACAATCAAACGAATGTGTTTCTCAAGGAAACTACGCCTTATAACTGGATGGTTAGTAAATTTGCGTCCCTTAAGTAACAAACTACATTTTAACATCATTCTAATCTCTAAGTTCACCTGATTTTTTAGCAGTGCACTTACAAAATGCCTGGCGAAATGTGCGTGCCATCAACGTCGCAAATAGGCTAGGAACGGGAAAAACGGTGGTAAAGAGGAAGTGGGAAAAGGTTTCCTGGAGtgggaaaatgggggaaaatatGGCGGCTAATAGCTCCTTTTATGCTCCACTTGAATTCCCCTTTTCGGCGGTTCCGCTTTTCGGTGGTTCAGTGTTTTGCCACGTAGGCGGCATAAAATTTTTCGGCCGTGATTATTACACGAAGGGTCGAGAGGAGGAAGTGAAGGTCGTcgtaatttcattaaaattttattagctCGATGTATGAGGCTCAGTTTGGCTGCTGCGAGTGTGTGAGAGTCTCAGGTTTTGAtttggccaaatgaaattatcaCCTATGCGAGCTATGAACATAAAACCAGCAACAACGGACATGCGAAGAAGGCTTTCACTTTTAAGTATGCCGCATTCAGCGGGCGGGCAAGGGGACAATTGGTAATGGCTGTGGGAAGAACCCCAAATGCCCCCCAAAGTTGCAGCTTTTCAGTCAGGCGAGTGCGAGTCATTCAATTTCACCCCTGACTCGcagcattttcctttttgctctGGCCGAGTGccttttaatttccattttgctaTTAATTTCAACCTCAAAGGTTACGAAGGTGGCAGAGGAGCGTGGAAGGTGGAAGGTGGAAGGTCGAGGAGTGGGGCATATCACTGCCGCACAACAAAGCCGCAAAGCCCTGCCTTGGCTTTGGTTAATCTGAGCACTCGCACATACGCACACATCCAGATAGATCCGGCCACTAATACTtgcagagagagaaaaacGTCAGACCTTTTCGGAGCTAAATATTCGATATTCGATTGGTATATAATGTAGTAATGCATCAGGTCTGCCGCCCGAATGCCATTAAAATAATAGATGGGCTTACTAACTGGTAAAAGCATTTCCTTGCTAATAATGATTTATGCGTTTTCTAACCCGAGTCTTTGACGGTAGGTAgtttgcaattatttatttataaattaatggCCTTTTCATTGAAAAATCACAATTAGTCTGATGTGTTTTTAGACTCTCGACTATTACAAATTATGCGTACGGCCAGGTTTTATTTCGTGTGTGCAGCGCCTTTATGTTTTCTTGATTGAGTTTCACCTTTTGCatatgaaattcaatttaatcaGTTTGCCAGCTCACGATGGGCCTGGCATCCTGgcagacacacgcacacacacatactcacacacacacacatacacagccGCACAATGAAGCCAATAATAATGAAGTCCTTTTGTTGTTCGACATTTTCTACATACAGCTACATACAGCTACAGCAAGGGCAAATTTGCTTTGGGTACGCAACAATTTTCATGACGGAGCCGAGGCCAACCTCAATAATGTTTTCacttggaaatcaataaatacaaataacatATATTTGCGAAGCGCTGGGGCAGGGGATGTATATGTGTGTCTATATACACCCCGATGCGGACGAAACCAGGGCCAGCTCTTGACGGCCATAAACTGGCAAAttgtatgcaaataaaaacagaaacgaAACGCAGTGCCGCAAGACAGGCCAAGCAGCACGCGATGCCATCCAGGCCACCCAGAACACCCAGGCCACCCAGGCCACCCACTCACTAAAGTGAAAAGTGGAAAACCAACAAACAGCTGAAGCGATAGAAATGCTGACGCTGCAGCcgctgaatctgaatctgaatctgaatcttcGGAAGCCCCATAAAACAACGAAGCGATGGAAGAGTGAATTCGAAGGATGAGGAAGGGGAGATCTGACCGAGGAAATACAAGGCAAAACTTGCTCGACGACAACTTTTTATTAACTCTTTGGCTTGCTGGCTCCTTGCCGCTCCTCTCTCGACTCCCTCCTGACCGCCTGGGCTTCCCATTGTCCTGCGGCGGCAATTGGCAAAAACCCAAGGCGCAGACACAAAAAGGACTTAAGGAGCGGGTACAACAACTTGTTGTCGGTCGTTTCTCGAGCCAGATGCAAATCCATGGCCCACAGAGATGGCTCCCAAAAAAGGGTAAGCCAACTAAATGATGAACCCTTGGCGGCCGACAATCAAGTGGACTGTGTGTATTCTCTAGCATACCAAATGTTTAACGTAGTTAGAGTAATTAAagatatttacatttattattgcgagatatttcttaatttaagTAAACTATTTCTTGAGCTTGTCATCTCAGAGTTTTAATTAGAATCTCATTTCTTTTCAcgttttcattcattttatGGTGCagccttttaaaactaagctCTATAAATTGGCAAGAATCACAATTTCTAATaacattgtttttaaatacctattaaACGTATTTTATAGATCATTTTGTTCTCATATGAGTGTAAGCGGAAACACAAACACAGGCTGCCAAAATCATTTATCTTTATGGTATTCAATGTCCCTGATATTGAAACCCTTCTTCTTCCAGAGAAATCTCTTTTCATAACAATTTCCCTATTCCAATAAGAGACTCTCGATAGTAACGAAATTGATTCGAACTTAGTATATTCTATAAAACGTGAAATCTGTACAATACTTTCGTACTTGTCACAAACTGAATTCCATTAAAATATATCGcagcataaaaatatattttgcccACTAGCGTAGTTTTCAGGGCATCGAATCTTCGAGGACGAAGAAAAGTTTTCGgcttattgttttcttcatttCGCCGCTTGTTGACATCGTCCCTTGGACAAGGAAAATAAGGACCAAGTGCGGAGCTGCGGTAACTGGGTCCAAACAATTGTATTGATTTAGGCCAAGTCCGGCCATCTGACAtacagaggtggtcaaaagtattttcacaacgcacaatatttgcaaacttcaacttctttttgttatatttcttcttgttgttgtccgatttgcctgaaatagttcttatcgcttagcttgatctatgcagaaggtagtcgaaaagaaatacgaaagataacggttcatagtacaaagcttaaagcaaaagaaaatatgcatgcaagttgtcaatagtattttcacatgtttattgcgcttcaaaagtattttcactcaacttaatttagtaaatttcagcttaacatctaatttcaacataagaatttctttattttatataaatacaatactaatattttgtaacaccacctttggcatcaataactgcttgaagtctttttggtattgaccttaccaaagtttgtgcaaattctaatgtcaatttggaccaaatctccgctatttcaatgatggctccctctcgttttctatttttatcaatagttcgttggtttttaataaaagcccaaacgttttcaatgatattaaggtctgggctttgggggggccacggaagaaccgccagattaaggtcgtttaaaaattttgttggtatcctacccttatggcatggagcattgtcctgctgaagaatccattcagtagttggaaaaagtctatttccagacgtaaaagcatggttgtttaagataagaaggtatccgttctgatttaaagttccttctatcggtaccaagtctccgaatccataataggaaagacatccccaaaacatgactgtgcccccaccaaatctattggttggctgggctgccaaatgcttttgattatttttcaaatgcataaaatgcttgctgtatgacccctggtactgaaatgcacactcatcagtccataaaatattaaaccaaaagtcaagaggcttcttaacatattccaacgcaaatcgaagacgttttgttttgttggttggtgtgatctcaatcgttttgcgaacaacgtatgtcttaaaatcagcttcttttagcctgcgacgaattgtagaactactaacttgtttgccaattgtattttttgattctaaggcaatttttaccggactggcactaggattcttcgccacaactccaagtatttgcctgcattgcctttggtccagcacaggttttcggcctgatctttttttattttttaatgtgccaactgtatcaaacttttttattaagtagtagacagttctacgcgaaatttgatatatttcagctattttggccgcaggtgtaccggctttaaacctagcaacaataccagcccgggcctcaactgttaactcttttgttttgggcattttatttaataactgtaataggaaaatgattaaatctaatttttattcaataatttaaatgtatttaagcaaacaaaccggcacttgtcactctaaaccaatcactgaagaagaaattgcgttgtgaaaataattgtgatgcgacgaaaccgtgtgcaaatacttctgacaactgataaagatctcttcatttgcctcttccttgcgcataggaacagttattttttcaattcttctttcatctgactctgcataggtttgaatttgcaaaagcaaaagtttttttgcatttcacctccccccacttgctgcacaagcaactgtttgtgacccatgcacaaaaatgcactttgtgaaaataattttgaccatgactGTATGTTACACATGCCGCAAAGGCGGTCTTGTCTTGCTGGTCCTGGCCAAAATACAATTTGGCCCAGCTAAGAGGCTTCGACGACCTCGGCTTTAATATGGCGAACTGGACGGGGAGCCGTGCAGTCTGTCTGCCCGAGTTTAATCGCATTTAGCTCATTTAgcggcaaattgaatttgccaaCGTCACGGCCCTCAACAAAACCCCTGAATAGGCCACGCCGAAAAtgagaaattcaattaaaatcaaattttttcaACATCAGCCGCCCAGAGACGTCTTTAAACGGATTTTCAGTTACAATTTCGACGCTTTAACTCcgcaaaaacacacacaaaatcgAAGCCAGGATAAATAGGCAGGAATAATTGAGCGGCTGCTGGTGCCGTCGGGGCATCATTCCATCATTTCCCAATCCCAGGCCCTACCCATCGCAACCCCAGCCCCGCCCACTCACGCCCCTTCTGGGAAAAAAACACGAGATAATCGCCTCAGTTTCCATTGCGGCCCACAAAATTTTTATGCGTGGCAACATTTTTTGCGCTTGGCTTCAGTTTCGCACAGGCCAGTGCTCGTGATTAGCTTTGGTCATGGATGGACTCGTCATGGTTGTCGGAGAGGGATGTGGGAGCTCCTGGCGGTAGATGGAGCAGAAGAAAAAGGCTTTGGCCCAGTGAGTAGCGCGATAATTAGGACTCAAAATCCTAGTCCCGAAGATGATTTATGACGCCAGCGCTGCTGGAGTTCATTGCTGGCTAATTTATTACGCTCTCGCCGTGAGGGATCAACTGTTTCTTCTTAGCTCCACCGCCCACGTGCTCCTCAAAGTCAATATTTTCTTGATGTGTaactaaaatataattgaGTGGCTACTGAGCTCGGCTCCATGTTGTCTTCAAAACTTACCTGAAAGGATTTTAAATTGAGCTTGCCAAAAAATTACTTTGCTTGAATTATTaccaatatttataatttaaacttGTAAATATGCAAACAGATCAAGACGCTGAGCgcaaatagtaaataaatggAAACTAAAGTAGTAAATCAAAAACAGAACTAGAAATGAAAATCTAGAAGCTAAAGCAGCTGCTTCTAATGCAAAGACGATAAATGAATGAGTCAATGCTAAACATTTGTACTTTTTCAAGAACAAATTGTGCTTCGGTTTTTTCCATTTACCTCATACGTTTCTTTGATATGATTTCTGTGACGTAACCGGGCAGCAGCTGTTTTTGAGGGGACTTCTGTGGGAAAATATGAAGTCTTAGAGAATATAAAAAGGCTTAGGCTTTTGGAAAAAGCATCACAACCTGAATTTCCACTAAGCAAAGCCGAACTGCCAGAGAGAAAATGCGTTCCTTCATTCTGATTGCCCTCTTCGCCCTGATTGCCCTGGCTGCTGCTCAAGGCGGACCACAAGGTGGACAGCAGGGTGGGCAAGGAGGATCTCAAAATGGTCAGCAAGGAGGCCAGCAGGGAGGCTCCCAGGAAGGATCCCAGGAAGGATCCCAGGAAGGACAACAGGGAGGTCAGCAGGGAGGTCAGCAGCAGGGTGGTCCTGGCGGTCCATGGGGTCTGCCTCCGAATGGAACTGAACTCTCCAACAGTACCACAACTTCGACCACTGAGGCTACCAGCACTGAATCCAGCAGCACAGAGGTTTCCTCTTCGTAACTTATAGATTGATCCTAATGAAAGCGAACAGGCTTGCTCAGTTCCTTACCATTCCCTTTATCAATACAAGTTCTTGAAATAAATTGATATCAGTACTCTAATGTGTTGTAGCTAAATTCGGTTAAAATCCGCTTTTAAGCGTCATGGAGTCATTAAAGCTAATGCCTGCAAATCGTTTAATTAAGCCTGTGCTCATATGACAAAAAATGCTGGGAATTATTCTGAAGCAGCAATTGACGCCAAAAAGTGTGCAACACTTTTGTGCTGCTGCTAAAAACCACTTTCGAGCAAATCCCAGGAATGCAACCTCCTTTCCCCGAGCATCCCGCAAAATTGCCACTAAAAGAGTTCCCCCCTCCCCGCACCGAAATCAGCGACAAACAGCAGTTGCAAACGGCAGTGGGAAAAGTGTAGGGGAAAACGCATATGCGGTGGCTCATGAAATGCAGTACAAAGTCGTCTTCCTCATCCACTCGCTGCTCAGCGAAGCGGCCACTTTTAGTGCACTGGAGTGTTTGGTCGCAGAGGGGGTGGCTTTTTAGGGGGCGGAACTGGCTGGGCGGTGGTCGGTGGGTGGAAGGCCATCAGTCGTGGACCGGCGAAGTGATCaattgatttgcatttcccACTCCGGGCAGAGCGGACACCAGAGTGCAGTGCAAAGGCGCTTCAAGCCAGCTTCGCCATTGACTGGACTCTGCGGCAGGGCTTAAACCCACTGAGATCCATAAGCGATTAACCCACTTGAGCCGGAAAGTATCCATAGGAACTTGAACATCAAATGGATAGTATCCACTGGAAAATGAATATCTTTTGCAGCATACATTCTTAAATCCATTATTGCAAGAGGTCAGAAACAACCTTTCCAAATCAATacaattttgcaatttaaaaggTTCCAATTATTTGCATTCCAATGATTCAATTATTCAATTGGCTTCCCCTAGATCCAGTGATCTGTCGTTGTGGCCACCAGTGGGTTAAGCTAGctgccaactgccaactgccaCATGCGACTGGAGCAAGTGGGGCAAGCTGGGCAACTGAGGCGAGTGGAGCAGGCAAAACAGCTCGCTGGGGAACTGTAAATCACGTCGAGCGCAGAGCGCAAATTGGTTAGTGAAACACATGAACCATTCATCAGGAGGAAAAATGCGGGGAGGAGCGGAGGACcagcacactcacacacatgaACTGGCTGCCGACTAAATTCGcgcttttgaaaaatgaaagCAACTGCAAAAGTACAGGAACACACGCAGATTTGCGAAAGTAGCAAATGTAATCTGCAGGGGGCTAAAGAACGCGTGGATTCGGAGCGGAAGATGCAGGGAAATCATATTATCCTCAGGTGGAATTAGTTGCCCCTACTCGGAGgaacacagagagaaaatcaaatgcaagCCCACACTTGGCCTTTATGTCTCGATGGGTAGGAAAATGGTTGTCCCTGAAATTGAGCTCTTGTCTTAAAATGAGAAATCTCTTCACCAATAATCCCTATACCTTCAAATCCCAGATTATTTTCTGTGTGCACTAGCCACACAGCAGGCAGGAAGTTCTATCCAACTTTGCTCAACTTGAGTCAAGTCATCGCTTTCTTCACTGAGTTTGCCTGCTTGCTTTCATACACTCTAGGAGCACAAATTGAAAGGAAAACACATCCTGGCTTCCTGAAAAGGCTGCAgcagcgcagcagcaacaacaaaagcggaaAAATCAGGATGAGCAGCAGCGGCGCTGAAATgcagcaaatgaaattttccaaGGCCGAAGCGATCGaagcaaaattgaaaaaataatcataaatattgCATGCAGCTTGGTTGGGCTCACTGCCATCTATTTTTTAGCCGTTTTCATTTTGCTGCtcttttccccttttttttgccgATTAAGCAGCGTAAAGTAAAAATATGCAAGCGGCCCGGttaagtatacgccgcgtgggCTCTGCAAAATTGAGCCCGAAATGCGCACAAATGCCGCTTCATGTCATTCCAGGCTCAGATCCGGATGGAAATGAGTCGGCTTGGCGATGGCTTTCGGTTCGGAGAGTGAGGATGCCATATTTACACGGCACTCCACTTCTATGGCGATGCCGCCGCGGGCAAGGAATATTCTAAAGCGCTTcgtgtgaaaataatttcacgGCGGAAAACAAGGTTACGGGGCTAAAGGCAGGTCTAACGACTTTTGAGTTATCTAGTACTTTGAATAGGTATAATCTGCTTGCTATTGCATTTTGAGCCCATTTGAGGATGCTATTAAATTCGATTTAATGGCAGTATGTTTATTATTCTTTagtattttcaaatcaaattgaCTATTTGACGTAGTTATAGTTgatgtttacattttaaggCCAAAGCGTTTgattattacaaaataacaaatgaaaatttcataaacagaacacacaaaacacataTAGGTAACTGCTAGGTGACGCACTTTAGGTAAATTAGTCACTGGTAAACAGTAAACATTTTCCCCAAGCTTTCAACTCTCTTTGTGTCTGGTTTTCGGTTTTACCAAAATACCGCAGACGTTTGTTTGATTTCTGTGACGGCgccccagcagcagctgttTTTCAAGAAAAGGGCTTTGGCTGTGGGAGAAAATGCGTTCCTACATTCTGATTGTCCTCTTCGCCCTGATTGCCCTGGCTGCTGCTCAAGGCGGACCACAAGGTGGACAGCAGGGTGGCCAAGGAGGACCTCAAAATGGTCAGCAAGGAGGCCAGCAGGGAGGCTCCCAGGAAGGATCCCAGGGTGGACAACAGGGAGGCCAGCAGCAGGGAGGTCCTGGCGGTCCATGGGGTCTGCCTCCGAATGGAACCGAACTCTCCAACAGTACCACAACTTCGACCACTGAGGCTAGCACCACTGAATCCAGCACCACTGACGTTTCCTCATCATAGGAAGCTAATCAAAAACTCTTGTATTAATCGATCCTGTATATAACTAAAGAGTACCTAATCACAATGTCCTATTAAACATATAAActttaaaagtgaaaatttcaATCAGCCGTCGAAGCAATATGCCCGTCAGGTCCCAGGGTATGTGAATACATTTAGTGGACTAAAAGGTGTTACAAGCCCCAAACGCCGAACAAGAAGAACCGCTTAAAGCGCACGGGGTTGTTTCAGCATTTAACGGAAAAAGTTTTGCCATTCAGTTTGGCACCACCCACGCTTTGCCACCCACCCACGGAGAACGACTCTTTAACATGgtgaaaattaaaagttaaatgcGCAAAGTCAATAAAAGCCGGTCATGGCGACGGCGATGGcggtggcgatggcgatggcgatacTAACAAATGGAAGTAAGAACGAGGCAGTTGGGAAATCCTTTAATGCCATAGCATTTGCATGGCAATATAGACTTTGGCGCAGTGGAGCTGGGAATGGATGGGTGATCCATCGAGGACAATAGCTCGCCTCTTTGTCTTTTGTGCGGCACTTGCGACTGTTTGCCCAGAGATAAAAACTCGGTTTGGGGCTTGGGCAACTAATAGAATGCACTTGCAGTAGTCAGGACGCCCAGGATTCTCAGGATTCCGGGGCAAGGTCCTTCGGAGTGGTTTGCGTTTTGTCTTTGCCGGCTGAGTGGCTGCGTTTGCTTTGCTAATTGATGCACTAGGCGCCTGTGTGTTTTTCAATTACCAGGCACCAAAAAAGGACCTACGACTCAGCGAGGCAAATCCGAGCAGATGGATTCCTTCCCACGGATCGGATAGACAGCTGATTAAACCATCAATTCTCGAGAACA
The sequence above is a segment of the Drosophila melanogaster chromosome 2L genome. Coding sequences within it:
- the CG12506 gene encoding uncharacterized protein → MRSFILIALFALIALAAAQGGPQGGQQGGQGGSQNGQQGGQQGGSQEGSQEGSQEGQQGGQQGGQQQGGPGGPWGLPPNGTELSNSTTTSTTEATSTESSSTEVSSS
- the CG13946 gene encoding uncharacterized protein is translated as MRSYILIVLFALIALAAAQGGPQGGQQGGQGGPQNGQQGGQQGGSQEGSQGGQQGGQQQGGPGGPWGLPPNGTELSNSTTTSTTEASTTESSTTDVSSS